One Roseiconus lacunae genomic region harbors:
- a CDS encoding SulP family inorganic anion transporter — MSQSSSTSPSLSPPGDQSPSSGGAIRDVIAGLVVFLVALPLCLGIALASGADLFSGLIAGIVGGLVVGAISGSHTSVSGPAAGLTAIVAAQITLLGSFEAFLLAVAIAGVIQIGFGIARGGSLSAYFPSSVIKGLLAAIGVILILKQIPHVVGHDADPEGEMSFHQPDQETTFSELLTTIAGDIHYGAAVIGVFSVLFLLTWDRITWLKKSLIPAPLLVVLIGTAVSLFLQGQGTGWSIGADHLVQIPIAGSASEFFSLIRFPDFSQVLNPAIYMAAVTIAIVASLETLLNLEAVDKLDPRKRNSPPSRELVAQGCGNLVCGLIGGLPVTSVIVRGSVNVGSGAKSKLSTIVHGILLLVSVVFLPQYMNMIPLSALAAILLVTGFKLASPSLFKQMWRDGKYQFVPFVTTVVAIVLTDLLIGILIGLGVALVFILHSNLRRPVRKIVEHHSDGDIVHVELANQVSFLNRAALERLFDGVSAGAKLKIDASRSDYIDPDVLSLVREYASTTGPARGTQVNLVGFKKTYRIDDAIQFAEYTTHDIQRQVTPDQVLRILQSGNERFVSGERLNRDLGRQVAGTADGQNPLAAVLSCIDSRVPAELVFDQGVGDIFSVRVAGNVVGTKSLGSLEYAVGVAKVKLVMVLGHTACGAVTSSAKLVASEQDAMDATGCEHLQPIVDEIAPCVGDVLNQSSLTAAEFLELPQERSSTVVNSIAAENVLHTIGQILSRSTVIRESAKTGEVKVVGAMYDVRTGRVNLVTPDPSMRDGGTEVSALAHHSPQH; from the coding sequence ATGTCACAATCATCCAGCACTTCGCCATCTCTCTCGCCCCCCGGCGATCAATCCCCGTCGTCTGGTGGTGCGATCCGCGATGTCATCGCGGGTCTTGTCGTTTTCCTTGTCGCACTTCCCCTTTGTCTCGGTATCGCGCTCGCCTCGGGTGCCGATCTATTCTCGGGACTTATCGCCGGCATCGTCGGCGGATTAGTCGTGGGGGCGATCAGCGGCTCACACACGAGCGTTAGCGGCCCGGCGGCTGGATTGACGGCAATCGTCGCGGCCCAGATCACGTTGTTGGGTTCGTTCGAAGCATTCCTGCTTGCCGTTGCGATCGCCGGCGTCATCCAAATTGGATTCGGGATCGCCCGTGGTGGCTCACTGTCGGCGTACTTTCCATCGAGCGTGATCAAAGGATTGCTTGCCGCGATTGGCGTGATCCTGATCCTCAAGCAGATCCCTCACGTCGTTGGGCATGACGCTGATCCCGAAGGCGAGATGTCGTTCCATCAGCCCGACCAGGAAACGACGTTCTCGGAACTATTGACGACGATTGCCGGTGACATCCACTACGGTGCGGCGGTGATCGGTGTTTTTTCGGTCCTCTTCTTACTCACTTGGGACAGGATTACATGGCTGAAAAAATCGCTGATTCCTGCACCGCTTCTGGTAGTGCTAATCGGTACGGCGGTCAGCTTATTCCTGCAGGGCCAGGGAACCGGCTGGTCGATCGGTGCCGACCACTTGGTACAGATCCCGATCGCCGGCAGCGCGAGCGAGTTCTTCAGCCTCATTCGCTTTCCCGATTTTTCCCAAGTGCTCAATCCAGCGATCTATATGGCTGCAGTGACAATCGCGATTGTCGCATCCTTAGAAACATTGCTGAACCTTGAAGCCGTCGACAAACTTGATCCGCGAAAACGGAACTCACCGCCGAGCCGTGAATTAGTCGCCCAAGGATGTGGGAACTTAGTTTGTGGCCTGATCGGTGGACTTCCGGTGACATCGGTGATCGTCCGGGGAAGCGTCAACGTGGGCTCGGGTGCGAAGTCAAAGCTATCGACCATCGTTCATGGGATTCTCTTATTGGTAAGCGTTGTGTTCTTACCACAATACATGAACATGATTCCGCTATCGGCACTGGCGGCGATCCTGCTCGTCACCGGGTTCAAGCTTGCCAGCCCGTCACTATTTAAACAGATGTGGCGTGACGGCAAATACCAGTTCGTCCCGTTTGTGACAACCGTCGTGGCGATCGTACTTACCGACCTGCTGATCGGTATCCTGATCGGATTGGGAGTCGCCCTCGTCTTTATTCTGCATAGCAACCTCCGCCGACCGGTACGAAAAATCGTCGAACACCATTCCGATGGCGACATCGTTCATGTCGAACTGGCTAACCAAGTCAGCTTCTTGAATCGCGCAGCACTTGAGCGACTCTTCGACGGCGTATCGGCCGGCGCCAAGCTCAAAATCGACGCGTCGCGTTCTGATTACATCGATCCCGACGTTTTAAGTTTGGTTCGCGAATACGCGTCGACAACCGGCCCGGCTCGTGGCACCCAAGTCAACTTGGTTGGGTTTAAAAAGACCTACCGAATCGACGATGCGATTCAGTTCGCCGAATACACCACCCATGACATCCAACGACAAGTCACGCCCGACCAGGTCCTGAGAATCTTACAGTCCGGTAACGAGCGTTTTGTATCTGGAGAACGCCTCAATCGTGACCTCGGGCGGCAAGTTGCCGGGACCGCCGACGGACAAAATCCGTTGGCCGCCGTTCTGAGTTGTATCGATTCGCGAGTCCCGGCCGAGCTTGTATTTGACCAGGGTGTCGGTGACATCTTCAGCGTTCGTGTCGCCGGCAACGTCGTCGGCACCAAGTCACTCGGTAGCCTGGAATACGCTGTCGGGGTAGCCAAGGTCAAACTGGTGATGGTTCTCGGGCACACCGCATGCGGTGCGGTGACTTCGTCGGCGAAACTTGTTGCCAGCGAGCAAGACGCGATGGATGCCACCGGCTGTGAACATCTGCAGCCAATCGTTGACGAAATCGCCCCTTGTGTCGGCGACGTACTCAATCAATCCAGTTTGACTGCGGCTGAGTTCCTTGAACTTCCTCAAGAACGATCGTCGACGGTTGTCAATTCTATCGCCGCCGAAAACGTTCTTCACACGATCGGGCAGATCCTTAGCCGAAGCACGGTAATCCGTGAATCGGCCAAGACCGGCGAGGTCAAGGTTGTCGGCGCGATGTATGACGTCCGGACAGGCCGCGTCAATCTGGTAACCCCCGATCCGTCGATGCGTGACGGCGGTACTGAGGTTTCCGCGTTGGC